The following proteins are encoded in a genomic region of Alistipes shahii WAL 8301:
- the rpsM gene encoding 30S ribosomal protein S13 yields the protein MARIVGVDLPKNKRGEIGLTYIYGIGRSTARKILETAGISYDLKVQDWSDDQIGAIRSTIADLGLKVEGECRSMVQLNIKRLMDIGCYRGIRHRLGLPVRGQSTKNNARTRKGRKKTVANKKKATK from the coding sequence ATGGCACGTATAGTCGGTGTAGATTTACCGAAAAACAAAAGAGGCGAGATCGGCCTGACCTATATCTACGGTATCGGTCGTTCGACGGCTCGTAAGATTCTCGAGACCGCTGGCATCAGCTACGATCTCAAAGTACAGGATTGGTCGGACGACCAGATCGGTGCGATCCGTTCGACGATCGCCGACCTGGGTCTGAAAGTCGAGGGCGAATGCCGTTCGATGGTCCAGCTGAACATCAAGCGCCTGATGGACATCGGCTGCTACCGCGGCATCCGTCACCGTTTGGGTCTTCCCGTCCGCGGTCAGTCGACCAAGAACAACGCGCGTACCCGCAAGGGCCGCAAGAAGACTGTCGCAAACAAGAAAAAGGCAACGAAGTAA
- the ykgO gene encoding type B 50S ribosomal protein L36, with translation MKVKASIKKRSEDCKIVKRKGKLYVICKKNPKFKMRQG, from the coding sequence ATGAAAGTTAAAGCATCCATCAAGAAAAGAAGCGAGGATTGCAAGATTGTGAAGCGTAAAGGCAAACTTTATGTCATTTGCAAAAAGAATCCCAAGTTTAAAATGCGCCAGGGGTAA
- the infA gene encoding translation initiation factor IF-1, whose translation MAKQTAIERDGTIIEALSNAMFRVELDNGHILTAHISGKMRMHYIKILPGDKVKVEMTPYDLTKGRISFRYK comes from the coding sequence ATGGCAAAACAAACTGCTATTGAAAGGGACGGGACGATTATCGAGGCGCTGTCCAACGCGATGTTCCGCGTCGAACTGGACAACGGCCACATTCTCACGGCCCATATCTCGGGAAAGATGCGTATGCACTACATCAAGATCCTTCCCGGAGATAAAGTAAAAGTGGAGATGACGCCCTATGACCTTACGAAGGGACGTATATCTTTCCGGTACAAATAA
- the map gene encoding type I methionyl aminopeptidase, giving the protein MIYLKTDEEIELLRENNILVSETLAEVGRHIRPGVTTKELDSIAEDFIRAHGAVPAFLGYQGFPASLCISVNEQVVHGIPSSKCVLKEGDIVSVDCGTFMKGFVGDSAYTFAVGEVAGEVRQLMDVTKEALYKGTAQAKAGNRVGDVSAAVQEYAESFGYGVVRELEGHGLGRKMHEDPGVPNYGARGRGPLLKEGMVICIEPMINMGTKAVVFERDGWTVRTQDHKPAAHYEFAVAVRKSGPDVLTDFSIIEKAINN; this is encoded by the coding sequence ATGATCTATTTAAAGACAGACGAGGAGATAGAGCTGCTCCGGGAGAACAACATCCTGGTGTCGGAGACGCTGGCGGAAGTGGGTCGCCACATTCGTCCGGGCGTCACCACCAAGGAGTTGGATTCGATTGCCGAGGATTTCATCCGCGCGCACGGAGCAGTTCCCGCCTTCCTCGGGTATCAGGGATTTCCCGCTTCGTTGTGTATATCGGTAAACGAACAGGTGGTTCACGGTATCCCATCCTCGAAATGCGTTCTCAAAGAGGGCGACATCGTTTCGGTCGATTGCGGTACGTTTATGAAGGGGTTTGTTGGTGATTCGGCATATACGTTTGCCGTTGGCGAGGTTGCCGGGGAAGTTAGGCAGCTGATGGACGTCACCAAAGAGGCTCTTTATAAAGGTACGGCGCAGGCCAAAGCCGGCAACCGCGTAGGCGACGTGTCGGCAGCCGTGCAGGAGTACGCCGAAAGTTTCGGCTACGGAGTCGTGCGCGAACTGGAGGGACACGGACTGGGTCGGAAAATGCACGAAGACCCCGGTGTTCCCAATTACGGCGCACGCGGCAGAGGACCGCTCCTGAAGGAGGGCATGGTCATCTGCATCGAACCCATGATCAACATGGGGACCAAAGCGGTGGTTTTCGAACGGGATGGCTGGACGGTCCGCACGCAGGACCACAAACCGGCGGCGCACTACGAGTTCGCCGTTGCGGTCCGCAAATCGGGACCCGATGTCCTGACGGACTTCAGTATCATCGAAAAGGCAATAAACAATTAA
- the secY gene encoding preprotein translocase subunit SecY, translating into MNQYLVVGVVFLVVIALLATNKKLVETLKNIYKIEELRKRVIYTIGLLLVYRLGSFVVIPGINPNALGEGSAYASQLEGNGLLGLLDVFSGGAFGNAAIFALGVMPYITASIIIQLMGMMVPYFQKMQKEGESGRRKMNQWTRFLTIGVLILQGPAYIANLYHQMPTAFVYGNSFGFVAYATTILIAGTMFIMWLGEKITDKGIGNGISLIIMIGIVARLPHALLAEVNARFQTASGSAIMLILELVLLFLVFMATIALVQAVRKVPVQYAKRIVGNKQYGGVRQYIPLKMNAANVMPIIFAQALMFIPALFSGTAFAAAFSSMTGFWYNFTLAVLVIAFTYFYTAIIINPQMMADDMKRNGGFIPGVKPGKQTVNYIDTIMTRITLPGSFFLAIVAILPALAMKFLGIQQSFAYFYGGTSLLIMVGVVLDTLKQIESYLLMRHYDGLMKTGRIQGRH; encoded by the coding sequence ATGAATCAGTATCTCGTTGTTGGTGTCGTCTTTTTGGTGGTAATCGCTCTTTTGGCGACCAACAAGAAATTGGTAGAAACGCTCAAGAATATCTACAAGATCGAGGAGCTTCGCAAGCGTGTCATTTACACGATCGGGCTTCTGCTGGTCTACCGCTTGGGTAGTTTCGTCGTGATTCCGGGCATCAACCCCAACGCCCTGGGCGAGGGTTCGGCGTATGCCAGCCAGCTGGAAGGCAACGGACTTCTGGGTCTGTTGGACGTCTTCTCCGGCGGTGCGTTCGGCAACGCCGCTATTTTCGCGCTCGGAGTCATGCCGTACATCACCGCCTCGATCATCATCCAGCTCATGGGTATGATGGTTCCGTATTTCCAGAAAATGCAGAAGGAGGGTGAGAGCGGCCGCCGCAAGATGAACCAGTGGACACGCTTCCTGACGATCGGCGTGCTGATCCTGCAAGGTCCGGCGTACATCGCCAACCTGTACCATCAGATGCCCACTGCGTTCGTTTACGGCAATTCGTTCGGCTTCGTTGCCTATGCGACGACGATCCTGATCGCCGGAACCATGTTCATCATGTGGCTGGGCGAGAAGATCACCGACAAGGGTATCGGTAACGGTATCTCGCTGATCATTATGATCGGTATCGTGGCACGTCTCCCGCACGCGCTGTTGGCCGAGGTCAACGCCCGCTTCCAGACTGCCTCGGGTAGCGCCATCATGCTGATCCTCGAGCTGGTGCTGCTGTTCCTTGTCTTCATGGCAACGATCGCTCTGGTACAGGCGGTCCGCAAGGTCCCTGTACAGTATGCAAAGCGTATCGTCGGTAACAAACAGTACGGCGGCGTACGTCAGTACATTCCGCTGAAGATGAATGCCGCGAATGTGATGCCTATCATCTTCGCGCAGGCTCTGATGTTTATTCCGGCGCTGTTCTCCGGTACGGCTTTCGCGGCTGCTTTCAGCTCGATGACCGGTTTCTGGTACAACTTCACGCTTGCAGTGCTGGTAATCGCCTTCACCTACTTCTACACGGCGATTATCATCAACCCTCAAATGATGGCCGATGACATGAAGCGAAACGGCGGATTTATCCCGGGAGTGAAACCGGGTAAGCAGACCGTGAACTACATCGACACCATCATGACGCGTATCACCCTTCCGGGTTCGTTCTTCCTGGCGATCGTGGCGATCCTGCCCGCGCTGGCGATGAAGTTCCTGGGCATCCAGCAGTCGTTCGCCTACTTCTACGGAGGTACGTCGCTGCTGATCATGGTCGGTGTGGTACTCGACACTCTGAAGCAGATCGAGAGCTACCTGCTGATGCGCCATTACGATGGTCTGATGAAGACCGGACGTATTCAGGGTCGTCATTAG
- the rplO gene encoding 50S ribosomal protein L15: MELNNLKPAKGSTHHDKRIGRGAGSGHGGTATRGHKGAQSRSGYSRKLGFEGGQMPLQRRLPKFGFTNLKRVEFKAINLSTLEELAAKKSLTEVTVDTLIAAGFISSNDKVKILGNGTISKALAVKAHAFSKSAEAAITAAGGSVEKL; this comes from the coding sequence ATGGAACTCAATAATCTCAAACCCGCAAAGGGTTCAACGCATCACGATAAACGGATCGGCCGCGGTGCAGGTTCGGGCCACGGCGGCACGGCCACCCGTGGACACAAGGGTGCACAGTCGCGTTCGGGTTACTCGCGCAAGCTCGGCTTCGAGGGTGGCCAGATGCCGCTGCAGCGTCGCCTCCCCAAGTTCGGTTTCACGAATCTGAAACGAGTTGAATTCAAGGCCATCAACCTCTCGACGCTCGAGGAGCTGGCAGCCAAGAAATCGCTCACGGAGGTTACGGTCGACACGCTCATCGCCGCAGGTTTCATCTCGTCGAACGACAAGGTGAAGATCCTGGGCAACGGCACGATTTCGAAGGCGCTCGCCGTCAAGGCGCATGCGTTCTCGAAGAGCGCCGAGGCGGCCATCACGGCAGCCGGGGGCAGCGTCGAAAAACTGTAA
- the rpmD gene encoding 50S ribosomal protein L30, with protein sequence MARLKITQVKSRIGSTERQCKNLDALGLKRINASVEHDDSVIIKGMIARVKHLVKVEEVAPAKKAAPKAKKAEVKEEAAQAAE encoded by the coding sequence ATGGCAAGATTGAAAATCACCCAGGTCAAAAGCCGCATCGGCTCCACGGAGCGTCAGTGCAAGAACCTTGACGCGCTGGGTCTGAAAAGGATCAACGCGAGCGTCGAGCACGACGACTCGGTGATCATAAAAGGTATGATTGCGCGCGTGAAGCACCTCGTGAAGGTCGAGGAAGTAGCCCCCGCCAAGAAGGCTGCCCCCAAGGCCAAGAAAGCCGAGGTCAAGGAGGAGGCTGCACAGGCCGCAGAATAA
- the rpsE gene encoding 30S ribosomal protein S5 — protein MSNTNIKKVRTSDLELKDRLVSIQRVTKVTKGGRTFSFSAIVVVGNEDGVVGYGLGKASEVQSAIAKGVEDAKKNLVKIPVINGTIPHKQESRYSGSLVMIRPAAPGTGVIAGGAMRAVLESVGIKNVLAKSKGSSNPHNLVKATIGALCELRDAHSIARVRGISMDKVFNG, from the coding sequence ATGTCAAATACCAACATAAAGAAAGTACGCACGAGCGATCTCGAACTCAAGGACCGTCTCGTCAGCATCCAGCGCGTTACCAAGGTTACGAAGGGTGGCCGCACGTTCAGTTTCTCGGCCATCGTCGTCGTCGGCAACGAAGACGGCGTCGTGGGCTACGGCCTGGGTAAGGCTTCGGAGGTTCAGTCGGCCATCGCCAAGGGCGTGGAGGACGCAAAGAAGAACCTGGTGAAGATTCCGGTTATCAACGGTACGATCCCCCACAAGCAGGAGTCGCGTTACAGCGGTTCGCTCGTGATGATTCGTCCGGCCGCTCCCGGTACGGGTGTCATCGCCGGCGGTGCCATGCGTGCCGTTCTGGAGTCGGTAGGCATCAAGAACGTGCTTGCCAAGAGCAAGGGCTCTTCGAATCCCCACAACCTGGTGAAAGCGACCATCGGCGCACTGTGCGAGCTGCGCGATGCCCACAGCATCGCCCGCGTGCGCGGTATCTCGATGGACAAGGTGTTTAACGGTTAA
- the rplR gene encoding 50S ribosomal protein L18 — protein sequence MSLNKIERRERIKMRIRKIVSGTPSQPRMTVYRSNKQIYVQFIDDLAGVTLATASSLDKEVAEAAAGKNKCEVAALVGKLAAERAVAKGISEVAFDRNGYLYHGRVKQLAEAAREGGLKF from the coding sequence ATGTCATTGAACAAGATAGAAAGAAGAGAGAGGATCAAGATGCGTATCCGCAAGATCGTGAGCGGAACGCCTTCACAGCCTCGCATGACTGTATATCGTAGCAACAAGCAGATCTACGTACAGTTTATCGACGACCTCGCAGGTGTTACCCTGGCTACGGCTTCCTCGCTGGACAAGGAGGTTGCGGAAGCAGCCGCCGGCAAGAACAAGTGCGAAGTCGCCGCCCTGGTAGGCAAGCTGGCCGCCGAGCGCGCCGTTGCCAAAGGCATCAGCGAAGTAGCCTTCGACCGCAACGGCTACCTGTATCACGGAAGAGTTAAACAGCTGGCCGAAGCAGCACGCGAAGGCGGACTTAAATTCTAA
- the rplF gene encoding 50S ribosomal protein L6 has protein sequence MSRIGKLPVNLPAGVTVEVAADNTVSVKGPLGTLSQKVDSDIKVEVGTHTDVHTGKEVPAVLVTRPTNQPRHRSLHGLYRALINNMVVGVSKGYEIKQELVGVGFKAEVKGQVLEMSLGYSHDTHFLLPKEVTATAVTEKKGNPIVTFKSIDKQLIGQVAAKLRSLRKPEPYKGKGIKFVGEQIRRKAGKSAGAK, from the coding sequence ATGTCAAGAATTGGTAAATTACCTGTAAACCTGCCGGCCGGCGTTACCGTGGAGGTAGCTGCCGACAACACGGTAAGCGTGAAAGGGCCACTCGGGACGCTGAGCCAGAAAGTTGACTCGGACATTAAGGTAGAGGTCGGCACGCACACGGACGTTCATACGGGCAAGGAAGTTCCCGCCGTTCTGGTGACCCGTCCCACCAACCAGCCCCGCCACCGTTCGCTGCACGGGCTGTACCGCGCGCTGATCAACAACATGGTTGTCGGCGTGTCGAAAGGCTATGAAATCAAACAGGAACTCGTCGGCGTCGGCTTCAAGGCCGAGGTCAAGGGCCAGGTGCTCGAAATGAGCCTCGGCTACTCGCACGACACGCATTTCCTGCTGCCCAAGGAGGTGACCGCCACGGCCGTTACCGAGAAAAAGGGCAACCCGATCGTAACCTTCAAGTCGATCGACAAGCAGCTCATCGGCCAGGTTGCCGCGAAGCTCCGTTCGCTGCGCAAGCCGGAGCCGTACAAGGGCAAGGGTATCAAGTTCGTCGGCGAGCAGATCCGTCGCAAGGCCGGTAAATCAGCAGGTGCTAAATAG
- the rpsH gene encoding 30S ribosomal protein S8, translating to MTDPIADFLTRIRNAVKANHKVVEAPGSKIKQEMTKILYEQGYILAYKFDKDEKGHPSIKIALKWDPATKTNAIKDLKRVSRPGLRRYASVSDMPRVLNGLGIAIVSTSKGIMTDAKARQENVGGEVLCYIY from the coding sequence ATGACTGATCCTATTGCGGACTTTCTGACCAGAATTAGAAACGCGGTGAAAGCCAACCACAAAGTGGTTGAAGCTCCCGGTTCAAAAATTAAGCAGGAGATGACCAAGATCCTCTATGAGCAGGGTTATATTCTCGCTTACAAATTCGACAAGGACGAGAAAGGTCATCCGTCGATCAAAATCGCTCTGAAGTGGGACCCCGCCACCAAGACCAACGCCATCAAGGACCTCAAGCGCGTAAGCCGCCCGGGTCTGCGCCGCTATGCGTCGGTTTCGGACATGCCCCGCGTTTTGAACGGCCTGGGCATCGCCATCGTTTCCACGTCGAAAGGCATCATGACCGACGCCAAGGCCCGTCAGGAGAACGTGGGCGGCGAGGTGCTGTGCTATATCTACTAA
- the rpsN gene encoding 30S ribosomal protein S14 — MAKESMKAREVKRAKLANRYAHKREEIAAKVKSGEMDHEEAWQALAKLPRNSNPIRQHNRCKITGRPKGYIRLFGISRIQFREMASKGLIPGVTKASW; from the coding sequence ATGGCAAAAGAATCTATGAAGGCCCGCGAGGTGAAGCGTGCGAAACTCGCAAACCGCTATGCTCACAAGCGCGAGGAGATCGCTGCCAAGGTGAAGAGCGGTGAGATGGATCACGAAGAGGCATGGCAGGCGCTTGCGAAGCTGCCCCGCAACTCGAATCCCATCCGCCAGCACAATCGCTGCAAGATCACGGGGCGTCCCAAGGGCTACATTCGCCTGTTCGGCATCAGCCGTATCCAGTTCCGCGAAATGGCCTCGAAGGGGCTGATCCCGGGCGTTACGAAAGCCAGCTGGTAG
- the rplE gene encoding 50S ribosomal protein L5, protein MAYVPTLKTKYKEQIKSVLMKEFGYTSIMQCPKLTKIVINQGMGQAVADKKLIDVAEAELTQITGQKAVQTRSRKDISNFKLRKGMPIGVRVTLRDTKMYEFLERLIAVALPRIRDFKGINEKFDGQGNYTLGITEQIIFPEIDIDKITKIFGMEITFVTTAKTDEEAYALLREFGLPFKNAKKNQ, encoded by the coding sequence ATGGCATACGTACCTACACTCAAGACAAAATATAAGGAGCAGATCAAATCTGTCCTTATGAAGGAGTTCGGTTACACGAGCATTATGCAGTGCCCGAAGCTCACGAAGATCGTAATCAACCAGGGTATGGGCCAGGCTGTCGCCGATAAGAAACTCATCGACGTGGCCGAAGCCGAACTGACGCAGATCACCGGTCAGAAGGCCGTTCAGACCCGCTCGCGCAAGGACATTTCGAACTTCAAGCTGCGTAAGGGCATGCCGATCGGCGTGCGCGTGACGCTGCGCGACACGAAGATGTACGAGTTTCTGGAGCGTCTGATCGCTGTCGCTCTTCCCCGAATCCGGGATTTCAAGGGTATCAACGAGAAGTTCGACGGCCAGGGCAACTACACCCTGGGCATCACCGAGCAGATCATCTTCCCGGAGATCGACATCGACAAGATCACCAAGATCTTCGGCATGGAGATCACGTTCGTAACGACGGCCAAAACTGACGAGGAGGCTTACGCCCTGCTCCGCGAGTTCGGTCTTCCTTTCAAAAACGCTAAAAAGAATCAATAA
- the rplX gene encoding 50S ribosomal protein L24: MSKLHIKKGDQVQVIAGDSKGQTGKVLKVEVSKQRAIVEGVNLCKKATKPNAQNPQGGIVEKEAPIHISNLMLIDPKSGKPSKVGRKTDAKGKLVRFAKKSGEEIK, translated from the coding sequence ATGTCAAAATTACATATTAAGAAAGGGGATCAGGTTCAGGTTATCGCCGGTGACAGCAAAGGCCAGACGGGCAAAGTCCTGAAGGTCGAGGTTTCGAAGCAGCGCGCCATCGTCGAAGGTGTGAACCTCTGCAAGAAGGCCACGAAGCCCAATGCGCAGAACCCCCAGGGAGGCATCGTCGAGAAAGAGGCTCCGATTCACATTTCGAACCTCATGCTCATCGACCCCAAGTCGGGCAAACCCTCCAAGGTCGGCCGCAAGACGGATGCAAAAGGTAAATTAGTTCGTTTCGCTAAAAAGTCAGGGGAGGAGATCAAATAA
- the rplN gene encoding 50S ribosomal protein L14, with amino-acid sequence MIQQESRLIVADNSGAKEVLCIRVLGGTKRRYASIGDKIVVAVKSAAPSGDVKKGAVSKAVVVRTTKEIRRANGSYIRFDDNAVVLLNNQGEMRGTRIFGPVARELRDQYMKIISLAPEVL; translated from the coding sequence ATGATACAACAGGAAAGTAGACTCATTGTAGCTGATAACAGCGGTGCGAAGGAGGTCCTCTGCATCCGGGTGCTCGGCGGCACGAAGCGTCGCTATGCATCCATCGGCGATAAGATCGTCGTGGCTGTCAAGAGCGCGGCTCCCTCGGGCGATGTCAAGAAGGGCGCCGTGTCGAAAGCCGTAGTCGTGAGAACCACGAAGGAAATCAGACGTGCCAACGGTTCGTACATTCGTTTCGACGACAACGCCGTGGTGCTGCTTAACAACCAGGGTGAAATGCGCGGTACTCGTATATTCGGCCCCGTAGCTCGCGAGCTGCGCGACCAGTATATGAAGATTATCTCCCTCGCACCCGAAGTATTGTAA
- the rpsQ gene encoding 30S ribosomal protein S17, with protein sequence MERNLRKERIGVVVSNKMEKTIVVAVARKVKHPIYGKFVNKTTKFVAESLDETCREGDTVRIMETRPLSKTKRWRLVQIIERAK encoded by the coding sequence ATGGAAAGAAATCTTAGAAAAGAGCGTATCGGTGTGGTTGTCAGCAACAAGATGGAGAAAACCATTGTGGTTGCAGTAGCACGTAAGGTGAAGCATCCTATCTACGGTAAGTTCGTGAACAAGACGACCAAGTTCGTGGCCGAGTCGCTCGACGAGACCTGCAGGGAGGGCGATACCGTACGCATCATGGAAACCCGCCCGCTGAGCAAAACGAAGCGTTGGAGATTAGTACAAATCATTGAAAGAGCTAAGTAG
- the rpmC gene encoding 50S ribosomal protein L29: MKSAEIKDISTKDLQERIETEKAQLAKLKVQHAVSPVENPSIIKKNRRDIARMLTVLRQKNAK; this comes from the coding sequence ATGAAAAGTGCAGAAATCAAGGATATTTCGACAAAGGACCTGCAGGAGCGCATCGAGACCGAAAAGGCCCAGCTCGCGAAGCTGAAGGTGCAGCACGCGGTGTCCCCCGTCGAGAACCCGTCGATCATTAAGAAGAACCGCAGAGATATAGCTCGCATGCTGACCGTTCTGCGTCAAAAAAACGCTAAATAA
- the rplP gene encoding 50S ribosomal protein L16 produces the protein MLQPKKTKFRRMQKGRMKGIAQRGNQLAYGSFAIKALESTWITGRQIEAARQAITRYMKREGQLWIRIFPDKPITKKPAEVRMGKGKGNPEGFVAPVTPGRILFEAEGVPLAVAQEALRLGAQKLPITTKFIVRRDYVETTI, from the coding sequence ATGTTACAGCCGAAAAAGACCAAATTTAGAAGAATGCAGAAAGGCCGTATGAAGGGTATCGCTCAAAGAGGTAACCAGCTTGCATACGGATCGTTCGCAATCAAGGCACTTGAATCGACCTGGATCACGGGTCGTCAGATAGAGGCGGCACGTCAGGCCATTACGCGTTACATGAAGCGTGAGGGACAGCTGTGGATCCGCATCTTCCCCGATAAACCCATCACGAAGAAGCCCGCCGAGGTACGTATGGGTAAGGGTAAGGGTAATCCCGAAGGCTTCGTGGCGCCTGTTACGCCCGGACGCATTCTCTTCGAGGCAGAGGGTGTGCCCCTGGCGGTTGCGCAGGAAGCGCTGCGTCTGGGCGCCCAGAAACTGCCCATCACCACCAAGTTTATCGTAAGACGTGACTACGTCGAAACCACAATTTAA
- the rpsC gene encoding 30S ribosomal protein S3 yields MGQKVNPIANRLGIIRGWDSNWFGGKDFSDKLVEDAKIRKYLNVRLAKASISKIIIERTLKLVTVTISTARPGIIIGKGGQEVDKLKEELKKLTGKEIQINIFEVKRPEVDAVIVGQNIARQLEGRVSFRRAVKTAVASTMRMGAEGIKIQVAGRVGGAEMARTETIKEGRIPLHTFRADIDYCLTEALTKVGILGVKVWICQGIVYGQRDLFEIAGASAQAPSGDRGERGDRRGGRGDRGDRRGGDRRGGRRGGDRRNNNQ; encoded by the coding sequence ATGGGACAGAAAGTTAATCCGATAGCAAATCGTCTTGGTATCATCCGGGGTTGGGATTCCAACTGGTTCGGAGGCAAGGATTTCTCCGACAAACTCGTCGAGGACGCCAAGATCCGCAAGTATCTGAATGTCCGTCTGGCGAAGGCGTCGATCTCGAAGATCATCATCGAGCGCACGCTCAAACTGGTGACGGTTACGATTTCGACCGCCCGTCCGGGCATCATCATCGGCAAGGGCGGCCAGGAGGTCGACAAGCTGAAGGAGGAGCTGAAGAAGCTCACCGGCAAGGAGATCCAGATCAACATCTTCGAGGTGAAACGCCCCGAGGTGGACGCTGTCATCGTCGGCCAGAACATCGCCCGCCAGCTGGAGGGCCGCGTATCGTTCCGCCGCGCCGTGAAGACGGCCGTGGCTTCGACCATGCGCATGGGCGCCGAGGGTATCAAGATCCAGGTTGCCGGCCGTGTCGGCGGCGCCGAGATGGCCCGTACGGAGACGATCAAGGAGGGACGCATTCCGCTGCACACGTTCCGCGCAGACATCGACTACTGCCTCACGGAGGCCCTCACGAAAGTGGGTATCCTGGGCGTGAAGGTGTGGATCTGCCAGGGCATCGTATACGGCCAGCGCGACCTGTTCGAAATCGCAGGCGCTTCGGCGCAGGCACCTTCGGGCGACCGCGGTGAGCGCGGCGACCGTCGTGGCGGACGCGGTGACCGCGGAGACCGTCGCGGTGGAGACCGTCGCGGCGGACGTCGGGGCGGAGACCGTCGCAATAACAATCAGTAA
- the rplV gene encoding 50S ribosomal protein L22 has product MGARKANKAAQLKAEKKQKAIAIMRDCPTSPRKMRLVADIIRGVEINKALGILRYSKKEASIRMEKLLKSAIANWEAKNESERLEDVKLCVKEVFVDGGRMLKRIQAAPQGRAHRIRKRSNHVTIVVDKMVTVENK; this is encoded by the coding sequence ATGGGTGCAAGAAAAGCAAATAAAGCCGCACAGTTAAAGGCTGAAAAGAAGCAGAAGGCTATCGCCATTATGCGTGATTGCCCGACCTCTCCCCGCAAGATGCGCCTGGTGGCCGACATCATCCGCGGCGTGGAGATCAACAAGGCTCTGGGCATCCTTCGTTACTCGAAGAAGGAGGCGTCGATCCGTATGGAGAAGCTCCTCAAGTCGGCGATCGCCAACTGGGAGGCCAAGAACGAGTCGGAGCGTCTGGAGGATGTGAAACTCTGCGTGAAAGAGGTATTCGTCGACGGCGGTCGCATGCTGAAGCGTATTCAGGCTGCGCCCCAGGGTCGCGCACACCGGATCCGCAAGCGTTCGAACCACGTAACGATCGTAGTTGACAAAATGGTAACCGTAGAAAACAAGTAA
- the rpsS gene encoding 30S ribosomal protein S19: MSRSLKKGPFIDPKLEAKIVAQAEGNKKSVIKTWSRASMISPDFVGQTVAVHNGNKFIPVYVTENMVGHKLGEFAPTRNFRGHAGNKKK; this comes from the coding sequence ATGAGCCGTTCATTAAAAAAAGGACCGTTTATCGACCCCAAGCTCGAAGCGAAGATCGTCGCCCAGGCGGAAGGAAATAAAAAGTCGGTAATCAAGACATGGTCGCGAGCAAGTATGATCTCGCCTGACTTCGTAGGTCAGACGGTAGCTGTCCACAACGGAAACAAATTCATTCCGGTGTATGTAACAGAGAACATGGTAGGACACAAACTCGGCGAGTTTGCTCCCACCCGCAACTTCCGCGGTCACGCAGGTAACAAGAAAAAATAG